The following coding sequences lie in one Jonesia denitrificans DSM 20603 genomic window:
- a CDS encoding dihydrodipicolinate synthase family protein: MPVLGPVAAYLPTPRNPQGRLNVDVLQRLTTRATRHGAHSIAVLGSVGGAPYMPRAMRKKTIQAAAEVTTDTNTPLIAGIGALNTAEVLANLEDAYHAGATAALLQPMAYHPLLDTEIHTLYATITDITPIPIWIYNNPRTTQHHFSALQLADLAHLPNIGGFKDRAANPSDITHRINLITRHTTHTTLDFGFSGEDKGADILLNNAHTWHSALAGIMPELTHEIAGAAMAGRDDESAAEYARSLQKALTPLTVIFGQYGGIRTVHAIAEHRGMDLGELPSPLGPMPSAAQGLLSVALRSLERAHESLTLRAQTAETNAVPREGGRRAGRNVNTAKEPTRASTSEYVPRRAR, translated from the coding sequence ATGCCCGTGCTCGGACCCGTAGCGGCCTACCTGCCCACGCCGCGCAACCCCCAAGGACGACTCAACGTTGACGTCCTCCAACGCCTCACCACCCGCGCCACCCGCCACGGCGCCCACTCCATCGCGGTCCTCGGCTCCGTGGGAGGCGCCCCCTACATGCCCCGAGCCATGCGCAAAAAAACCATCCAAGCCGCAGCTGAGGTCACCACAGACACCAACACCCCACTCATCGCAGGCATCGGCGCACTGAACACCGCCGAAGTCCTCGCCAACCTCGAAGACGCCTACCACGCAGGAGCCACCGCAGCCCTCCTGCAACCCATGGCCTACCACCCACTCCTCGACACCGAAATCCACACCCTGTACGCCACCATCACCGACATCACCCCCATCCCCATCTGGATTTACAACAACCCACGCACCACCCAACACCACTTCAGCGCCCTGCAACTGGCCGACCTCGCTCACCTTCCCAACATCGGCGGATTCAAAGACCGCGCAGCCAACCCCAGCGACATCACCCACCGCATCAACCTCATCACCCGCCACACCACCCACACCACCCTCGACTTTGGTTTCTCCGGTGAAGACAAAGGCGCCGACATCCTCCTCAACAACGCCCACACCTGGCATTCCGCGCTCGCGGGGATCATGCCTGAGCTCACTCATGAGATTGCGGGCGCAGCGATGGCAGGCCGGGACGATGAGAGCGCTGCAGAGTATGCCCGGTCGTTGCAGAAGGCGTTAACCCCACTGACCGTCATTTTTGGTCAGTATGGTGGGATCCGTACTGTGCATGCGATCGCGGAACACCGGGGCATGGATTTGGGGGAGTTACCCTCACCGCTTGGGCCCATGCCAAGTGCAGCCCAAGGGCTGTTGTCGGTGGCGCTGCGGTCCTTAGAAAGAGCCCACGAGTCGTTGACGTTACGCGCGCAAACAGCAGAGACCAACGCTGTTCCGCGTGAAGGGGGACGACGCGCGGGACGAAACGTGAACACGGCCAAGGAGCCTACGCGCGCTTCGACAAGCGAATATGTTCCGCGCCGGGCCCGGTAA
- the uppP gene encoding undecaprenyl-diphosphatase UppP, with product MNFFEAVVMGLIQALTEFLPVSSSAHLRIFGELIGSNDPGAAFTAITQIGTEAAVLLYFRRDIKRICIQWWLSIRGDHGTDWRSRMGAHDHDAAMGWYIGLGSIPIVVLGLLLEDWIDTSFRNLYITALMLAVFGIFLGLADKYGQHERTLNELTPKHAVLFGFAQAMALIPGVSRSGGTITAGLLMGYTREAAARYSFLLAIPAVLGSGFYKLAKAAAADPVPGAPGAFATLVATLVSFFVGYLVIIAFLRIVSTFSYKPFVLYRLVLAAAVVVFLLAGILQPMGVVA from the coding sequence GTGAATTTCTTCGAAGCAGTCGTGATGGGCCTGATCCAAGCCCTCACAGAATTCCTCCCCGTCTCCTCATCAGCACACCTGAGAATCTTCGGAGAACTCATCGGCTCCAACGACCCAGGAGCCGCCTTCACCGCCATCACCCAAATCGGAACCGAAGCAGCAGTCCTGCTCTACTTCCGCCGCGACATCAAACGCATCTGCATCCAATGGTGGCTCTCCATACGAGGAGACCACGGAACAGACTGGCGCTCGCGGATGGGCGCTCACGATCATGATGCGGCAATGGGGTGGTACATCGGGTTGGGGTCTATCCCCATTGTGGTGTTGGGGTTGCTACTTGAAGACTGGATTGATACCTCATTTCGCAACCTGTACATCACCGCACTCATGCTCGCTGTCTTCGGTATTTTTCTGGGTCTCGCCGACAAGTACGGTCAGCATGAGCGCACCCTGAACGAACTCACTCCCAAGCATGCAGTGTTGTTTGGTTTTGCGCAGGCCATGGCCCTCATCCCTGGTGTATCACGGTCGGGGGGCACAATCACAGCTGGGCTGCTGATGGGGTACACGCGTGAGGCCGCGGCCCGCTACTCTTTTCTTCTCGCTATTCCCGCTGTCCTGGGGTCAGGTTTTTACAAACTGGCCAAAGCAGCGGCAGCTGATCCTGTCCCAGGAGCGCCTGGGGCGTTTGCCACACTTGTTGCAACCCTTGTGTCGTTCTTCGTGGGATACCTTGTCATCATTGCGTTCTTGAGGATCGTGTCCACGTTCTCCTATAAACCATTTGTTCTTTACCGTCTCGTCCTTGCCGCCGCCGTTGTGGTGTTCTTGTTGGCGGGAATTCTTCAGCCGATGGGAGTCGTCGCGTGA
- a CDS encoding M20/M25/M40 family metallo-hydrolase, with protein sequence MMEASPQALTEVVTICQNLLRIDTSNFGHNQARGERQAGEYVMELLTEVGLDAELYESSPGRTNVVTRIPGADPTRPALVVHGHLDVVPAQADEWTVPPFAGEIIDDMLWGRGAVDMKDMVAMILAVTRDLTRHNITPPRDLIIAMFADEEAGGEYGAHWSVTHRPDLFEGATEALSEVGGYSTTINGHRAYLLQTAEKSLGWLQLIAHGTAGHGSQTITDNAVTHLANALTRIANHNWQYHITPTLNALLAGVADLTGLPYDPNDPHTIDTLITALGPTAKFVAPTIRNTANPTQLTAGYKANVIPRTATAVIDARFLPGHEKAGLDTLKELAGPHITIDPILIARAVESPHNSSLVDHMSNALTHYDPNATVLPYMLSGGTDNKSLAELGITGYGFAPLQLPDTLDFPAMFHGVDERVPISALHFGVNVLTRLLQQC encoded by the coding sequence ATGATGGAAGCCAGCCCCCAAGCCCTCACCGAAGTCGTCACAATCTGCCAAAACCTCCTGCGCATCGACACCTCAAACTTCGGTCACAACCAAGCACGGGGCGAACGACAAGCCGGCGAATACGTCATGGAACTCCTCACAGAAGTCGGACTCGACGCCGAACTCTACGAATCGTCACCAGGACGCACCAACGTCGTCACACGCATCCCAGGAGCCGACCCCACCCGCCCAGCTCTCGTCGTCCACGGACACCTTGACGTCGTCCCCGCCCAAGCAGACGAATGGACCGTCCCCCCATTCGCCGGAGAAATCATCGACGACATGCTCTGGGGACGCGGCGCAGTAGACATGAAAGACATGGTCGCCATGATCCTCGCCGTCACCCGCGACCTCACCCGCCACAACATCACACCACCACGCGACCTCATCATCGCAATGTTTGCCGACGAAGAAGCAGGCGGAGAATACGGAGCCCACTGGTCCGTCACCCACCGCCCCGACCTCTTCGAAGGCGCCACCGAAGCACTATCAGAAGTCGGCGGCTACTCCACCACAATCAACGGACACCGCGCCTACCTCCTCCAAACGGCAGAAAAATCCCTCGGCTGGCTCCAACTCATCGCCCACGGAACAGCCGGCCACGGATCCCAAACCATCACCGACAACGCCGTCACCCACCTCGCCAACGCCCTCACGCGCATCGCCAATCACAACTGGCAGTACCACATCACCCCCACCCTCAACGCCCTCCTCGCCGGAGTCGCCGACCTCACCGGACTGCCTTACGACCCCAACGACCCCCACACCATCGACACCCTGATCACCGCACTAGGCCCCACCGCCAAATTCGTGGCCCCCACCATCCGCAACACCGCCAACCCCACCCAACTCACCGCCGGATACAAAGCCAACGTCATCCCACGAACCGCCACCGCCGTCATCGACGCCCGATTCCTCCCCGGCCACGAAAAAGCCGGACTCGACACCCTCAAAGAACTCGCCGGACCCCACATCACCATCGACCCCATACTCATTGCCCGAGCCGTCGAATCACCCCACAACTCCAGCCTCGTTGACCACATGTCCAACGCCCTCACCCACTACGACCCCAACGCCACCGTCCTGCCCTACATGCTCTCCGGCGGAACCGACAATAAATCCCTGGCCGAACTCGGAATCACCGGCTACGGATTCGCCCCCCTCCAACTCCCCGACACCCTCGACTTTCCCGCCATGTTCCACGGAGTCGACGAACGCGTCCCCATCTCCGCCCTCCACTTCGGAGTCAACGTCCTCACCCGCCTCCTCCAACAGTGCTAA
- a CDS encoding serine hydrolase domain-containing protein, with amino-acid sequence MSAVQQITGWPVPHAAAAVITPDGVVDTWGPQEMVFELASVTKLLTSVAVLVALQDGALTLTTVAGPPGSTVRHVLAHTAGYEFDTDATRGAPGERRMYSNTGFEVLADVVAQHVGQDFPSYVRDVVLQPLGMTHTDVSGSPAAGAQSTVADLARFAHELLVPTVLRPATLAAARTTQFPDVAGLLPGFGRQTPNPWGLGFEVKGSKSPHWTGSLNSARTFGHFGQSGTFLWVDPDRQLACVALTDRAFGQWAIHEWPPFSDAVVTEFSGGNEHQDTRV; translated from the coding sequence GTGTCAGCTGTGCAACAGATAACAGGGTGGCCGGTGCCACATGCAGCGGCAGCTGTGATCACTCCTGATGGCGTGGTGGACACCTGGGGGCCGCAAGAGATGGTCTTTGAGTTGGCGTCGGTCACTAAGCTGTTGACGAGTGTGGCAGTGCTTGTGGCGTTGCAAGACGGTGCGCTCACTTTAACGACTGTGGCAGGCCCCCCAGGAAGTACAGTGCGGCATGTGCTTGCGCACACCGCTGGGTATGAGTTTGATACTGATGCCACCCGTGGGGCGCCGGGGGAGCGGCGCATGTATTCCAATACGGGTTTTGAGGTGCTTGCTGATGTGGTGGCTCAGCATGTGGGCCAAGATTTTCCCAGCTATGTGCGCGATGTTGTGCTCCAGCCATTGGGAATGACCCACACCGATGTGAGTGGGTCGCCGGCGGCAGGTGCACAGTCCACGGTCGCGGATTTAGCCCGGTTTGCTCACGAACTTCTTGTGCCCACGGTGTTACGGCCCGCTACTCTTGCTGCAGCCCGTACCACTCAGTTCCCTGATGTCGCTGGCCTTCTGCCTGGTTTTGGGCGGCAAACCCCCAACCCTTGGGGCTTGGGGTTTGAGGTCAAGGGGTCGAAGTCCCCGCATTGGACTGGTTCGTTGAACTCCGCACGAACGTTTGGTCATTTTGGGCAGTCAGGAACCTTCTTGTGGGTGGACCCGGACCGCCAATTGGCGTGTGTGGCGTTGACTGACCGCGCCTTTGGGCAGTGGGCGATCCACGAGTGGCCGCCGTTTTCTGATGCGGTGGTGACTGAGTTTAGTGGTGGGAACGAGCATCAAGATACGCGGGTGTAA
- the mshC gene encoding cysteine--1-D-myo-inosityl 2-amino-2-deoxy-alpha-D-glucopyranoside ligase — MITWPAPQVPSIPGALTSVRVMDTSSGQLVETVRPGVGESSMYVCGITPYDATHIGHAATYIAFDLLYRAWLDAGQRVVYTSNVTDVDDPLLERATATGVDWTELATSQITLFFDDMSALGVLPPHTYLSAVESVPMVISATRHLLESGRAYRVPVPAQERPVHSPAYDIYADVTSDPDFGSISGYTSEERVRLFTDRGGDPATPGKKNPIDPIMWKAQREGEPGWDGDDLGWGRPGWHIECTTIAHCGIGRSCTVQGGGSDLIFPHHEMSSAHARALFGQDAGASVHAHAGLIAYQGEKMSKSKGNLVFVSRLRQEGVDPMAIRLAILANHYRDEWEWTSDVLDAGIKRHQLWLQAMSTNGGPHPGATLAAMREALSNDLDAPRALDAVDAWAYATLAGNDEDPGAPGVVSRAVNALLGIRL; from the coding sequence GTGATCACTTGGCCAGCCCCTCAAGTCCCCTCCATCCCTGGTGCACTGACTTCAGTGCGTGTGATGGATACCAGCAGTGGGCAGTTGGTTGAGACAGTTCGCCCCGGGGTGGGGGAGAGTTCCATGTATGTGTGTGGAATTACGCCCTACGACGCCACACACATCGGACACGCTGCCACTTACATCGCGTTTGACCTGTTGTATCGCGCCTGGCTCGACGCTGGTCAACGTGTGGTGTATACCTCCAACGTGACGGATGTTGATGACCCGCTACTTGAGCGGGCCACCGCCACGGGTGTGGACTGGACAGAATTAGCAACCTCTCAAATCACCTTGTTCTTTGATGACATGAGCGCTCTGGGTGTCCTGCCACCTCACACCTACCTCAGTGCGGTGGAATCCGTGCCCATGGTGATCTCCGCAACCCGCCACCTGCTCGAATCTGGGCGCGCTTATCGAGTACCCGTTCCCGCTCAGGAGCGCCCCGTCCACTCACCCGCGTACGACATTTATGCCGATGTGACCAGCGACCCTGATTTTGGCAGCATCAGTGGCTACACCTCTGAGGAACGTGTGCGTCTCTTCACTGACCGTGGTGGCGACCCCGCCACACCAGGGAAGAAAAATCCGATTGACCCCATCATGTGGAAAGCGCAACGTGAGGGGGAACCTGGGTGGGACGGCGATGATCTTGGGTGGGGCAGGCCCGGCTGGCACATTGAATGTACGACCATCGCTCACTGTGGCATTGGACGATCATGCACTGTCCAAGGTGGCGGGTCCGACCTCATCTTCCCCCACCATGAAATGTCCTCCGCGCACGCTCGAGCGCTTTTTGGGCAAGATGCGGGAGCCAGCGTCCACGCACACGCCGGGCTGATCGCCTATCAGGGTGAAAAGATGAGCAAATCCAAAGGGAATCTTGTGTTTGTGTCCCGCCTTCGCCAGGAAGGAGTCGACCCCATGGCTATCCGCCTTGCGATCCTGGCAAACCACTACCGCGACGAGTGGGAATGGACCTCCGATGTGCTCGACGCAGGGATCAAACGGCACCAGTTGTGGCTCCAGGCTATGTCCACCAACGGCGGGCCTCACCCTGGCGCGACGCTAGCAGCGATGCGTGAAGCGCTCAGTAACGACCTCGACGCGCCGCGCGCACTGGACGCCGTTGACGCTTGGGCGTACGCCACCCTTGCCGGGAACGACGAAGACCCAGGCGCCCCTGGCGTCGTGTCACGCGCTGTCAACGCGTTGCTTGGGATTCGTCTATAG
- a CDS encoding M3 family metallopeptidase: protein MGDMSAHINDLDSPFATDSSLPFALPNFAALTTADYEPAIRAGIAAELAEIDAIVAQNDPPTVSNTLDAFETSGQLLSRVMSVFDNELSSNTNEELDDLDERLAPVLSAHHDDIYLNDALYSRLRSLEEILRHNDATHGTEHHTSADTEARYLLSTTLRDFVRAGVELSDDKKQQLRTLNEQASTLESAFGRTLLAGTNAAAILVTNETELQGVPDDVRASAAAAARERGHDQGWLLELQLPTVQPILAHVASRTLREKIHRASVNRGLGGEHDTRQILLDLVRVRAEIAQLLGYEHWAAYVAEDSTAGTTPAINDMLTSLVAPAVRNARREAEVLTQALRDELHDDTAHLQPWDWTYLSEKVRARDYQLDDAALRPYLELHRVVHHGVFAAATRLYGITFHQRDDLKGYHNDVVVYEVHNADGSPLGLFLADWYTRDTKRGGAWMNNLVEQSFLLNHHPVVVNNLNITPPPAGQPTLLTWDEVITLFHEFGHALHGLFAQSHYPSHSGTQVPRDFVEFPSQVNEMWAWDPELLHNYAVHYHTGEPLPQQWIDTLIATRQFNEGFATTEYLAAAILDQAWHQRQPHELPTNPADVEAFEHAALTAAGIQLDLVPPRYRSTYFNHIFAGGYSAGYYSYIWSEVLDADTVQWFHDNGGATRANGDHFRTTLLAPGGSANCLSTYRTFRGRDAHREPLLTRRGLLDNN, encoded by the coding sequence ATGGGGGACATGAGCGCACACATCAACGACCTTGATTCGCCATTCGCCACCGATTCCTCCCTCCCTTTTGCGTTACCCAACTTCGCTGCGTTGACCACCGCTGACTACGAACCAGCGATCAGAGCGGGCATCGCTGCAGAACTCGCAGAAATTGACGCCATCGTTGCGCAGAATGACCCACCAACCGTGTCCAATACCCTCGACGCGTTTGAAACCAGCGGGCAACTCCTTTCCCGTGTGATGAGCGTGTTCGACAACGAACTGTCATCCAACACCAACGAAGAACTCGATGACCTCGACGAACGCCTCGCCCCAGTGCTGTCAGCACACCACGACGACATCTACCTCAATGACGCTCTGTACTCCCGGTTACGGTCATTGGAAGAAATTTTGCGTCACAACGATGCTACGCACGGAACTGAACACCACACCAGCGCCGATACCGAAGCACGCTACCTGCTGTCCACAACCCTCAGAGACTTTGTGCGAGCCGGCGTGGAACTCAGTGACGACAAGAAACAACAACTGCGCACCCTCAACGAGCAAGCAAGCACCCTAGAATCAGCTTTTGGGCGCACACTGCTCGCAGGAACCAACGCCGCAGCGATCCTGGTGACCAACGAAACAGAACTTCAAGGAGTGCCCGACGACGTGCGTGCAAGTGCGGCCGCTGCTGCACGCGAACGTGGACACGACCAAGGGTGGCTCCTGGAACTACAACTACCAACCGTGCAGCCCATCCTCGCCCACGTGGCCTCCCGCACGTTACGGGAAAAAATCCACCGCGCATCGGTCAACAGGGGACTAGGCGGGGAACACGACACCCGCCAGATCTTGCTTGACCTGGTGCGAGTACGCGCCGAGATCGCCCAACTCTTAGGCTACGAGCACTGGGCAGCGTACGTGGCAGAAGACTCAACTGCCGGCACAACACCAGCGATCAACGACATGCTGACAAGTCTCGTTGCCCCCGCTGTGCGCAACGCCCGCCGCGAAGCTGAGGTGCTCACGCAGGCGTTACGCGACGAACTCCACGACGACACCGCACACCTCCAACCCTGGGACTGGACCTACCTCAGCGAAAAAGTCAGAGCACGCGACTACCAACTTGACGACGCAGCACTACGCCCCTACCTCGAACTTCACCGGGTGGTCCACCACGGTGTATTCGCTGCTGCCACACGGCTTTACGGCATCACCTTCCACCAACGCGACGACCTTAAGGGCTACCACAACGATGTCGTGGTCTACGAAGTACACAACGCCGATGGGTCACCCCTAGGACTGTTCCTCGCCGACTGGTACACCCGCGACACCAAACGCGGCGGGGCCTGGATGAACAACCTTGTTGAACAATCCTTCCTCCTGAACCACCACCCCGTTGTCGTCAACAACCTCAACATCACACCGCCACCGGCCGGGCAACCCACCTTGCTCACCTGGGATGAAGTCATCACCCTCTTCCACGAATTTGGGCACGCACTGCACGGCCTATTCGCCCAATCACACTACCCCTCCCACTCAGGTACCCAAGTGCCCCGCGACTTCGTCGAATTCCCCTCACAAGTCAACGAAATGTGGGCCTGGGACCCCGAACTCCTCCACAACTACGCCGTGCACTACCACACCGGCGAACCACTACCCCAACAATGGATCGACACCCTCATCGCCACCCGACAATTCAACGAAGGATTCGCCACCACCGAATACCTCGCCGCCGCCATCCTTGACCAAGCCTGGCACCAACGACAACCCCACGAACTGCCCACCAACCCAGCCGACGTTGAAGCATTTGAACACGCGGCCCTCACCGCCGCTGGAATACAACTAGACCTGGTGCCACCACGCTACCGTTCCACATACTTCAACCACATTTTCGCCGGCGGATACTCCGCCGGATACTACTCCTACATTTGGTCAGAAGTCCTCGACGCTGACACCGTCCAATGGTTCCACGACAACGGTGGAGCAACACGCGCCAATGGCGACCACTTCCGCACCACACTGCTCGCACCAGGCGGAAGCGCCAACTGCCTGAGCACATACCGCACCTTCCGCGGGCGTGACGCACACCGCGAACCCCTCCTGACCAGACGCGGACTACTCGACAACAACTAA
- a CDS encoding ROK family protein, with protein sequence MNHLALSSSTMTDTCAKLRDLNLIFEQSVHSQRRGRPSLMVRPHPRGPVVALIDVSHTHWRLAFAHIDGIPHIHRVESIPPSRTIFLRSLTDVLTNAHNELGSRLVCVVVSMRSTITENTHTQPVFLGWDHLDFTDLVTQLAPLPVMIENNATLSALAEYHHRRGAAHGYRGVLLIDITSSIGGAFISHGSVVSGATGSGGEYGHLPMGDPTIQCRCGAYGCWSTVTDGYALARSLGDPPPVDPEEYVHTISDECLLDPEGVYATVRDITAHGPLQTRTLTSARTNLGQGLATIAQGLGRGLAGLTNALAPDVIVMSGHALTVRRLASRAFTQAFDNALMDVRRTRAPAIASAVFGSEGYLRGGAILALDTVITPAYLDARSHH encoded by the coding sequence ATGAATCACCTGGCCTTGTCATCGTCCACCATGACAGACACGTGCGCGAAACTCCGTGACCTCAATCTGATTTTTGAGCAGTCCGTTCACTCGCAACGACGCGGACGCCCCTCGTTGATGGTGCGCCCCCACCCCAGGGGGCCAGTTGTAGCACTCATTGATGTCAGCCACACCCATTGGCGGCTCGCGTTCGCCCACATTGACGGGATCCCTCACATTCACCGGGTCGAATCGATCCCCCCGTCACGCACGATTTTCCTTCGTTCACTGACCGACGTGCTCACTAACGCACACAATGAACTGGGCTCCCGGCTCGTGTGTGTTGTTGTCTCCATGCGTTCTACAATCACCGAAAACACACACACACAACCAGTATTCCTGGGCTGGGATCACCTCGACTTCACTGACCTTGTCACCCAGCTCGCTCCCCTGCCAGTGATGATCGAAAATAACGCCACCTTGTCCGCACTGGCCGAATACCACCACCGGCGAGGAGCCGCACACGGATATCGCGGGGTCCTTCTCATCGACATCACCTCGTCCATCGGTGGCGCTTTCATCTCTCACGGTTCAGTCGTGTCTGGGGCCACCGGGTCAGGTGGCGAATACGGTCACCTGCCCATGGGAGACCCCACCATCCAATGTCGTTGCGGCGCCTACGGGTGCTGGTCAACTGTCACCGACGGGTACGCTCTTGCTCGCTCTCTGGGCGACCCGCCACCGGTGGACCCAGAAGAATACGTGCACACCATCTCTGATGAATGTTTACTTGATCCCGAAGGGGTGTACGCAACAGTCAGGGACATCACCGCACACGGTCCCTTGCAAACCCGCACCCTCACCTCAGCGCGCACCAACCTCGGTCAAGGACTCGCCACGATCGCCCAAGGGCTTGGACGAGGCCTTGCAGGACTGACCAACGCACTGGCACCAGACGTCATTGTGATGAGCGGACATGCACTGACCGTGCGCCGGCTCGCGTCACGCGCATTTACTCAGGCGTTCGACAACGCGCTGATGGATGTCCGCCGCACGAGAGCCCCAGCGATCGCTTCCGCTGTGTTTGGTTCAGAAGGTTACCTTCGAGGTGGGGCTATTCTCGCGTTGGACACCGTGATTACACCCGCGTATCTTGATGCTCGTTCCCACCACTAA